A single region of the Plasmodium chabaudi chabaudi strain AS genome assembly, chromosome: 3 genome encodes:
- a CDS encoding acyl carrier protein, putative, whose amino-acid sequence MLFHKMKIILLSIFFLYYVNAFKNMNNHVSLQIASRRSGKSNFRNSDNFLEKRKSKTSLNSTFDEVKSIISKQLSVEEDKIEPTSSFTKDLGADSLDQVELIMALEEHFKITISDQDALKINTVEDAISFIEKNKKPDA is encoded by the exons ATGCTGTTTCACAAAATGAAGATCATTTTactttccatatttttccTATACTATGTAAACG cctttaaaaatatgaacaaccATGTCTCATTGCAAATAGCTAGTAGACGAAGTGGAAAATCAAACTTTAGAAATAGTGACAattttttggaaaaaagaaaatcaaAAACTTCTTTGAATAGTACATTTGATGAAGTTAAAAGTATAATATCAAAGCAATTATCAGTTGAAGAGGATAAAATAGAGCCAACTTCAAGTTTTACTAAa GACTTAGGAGCTGATAGCTTAGATCAAGTTGAATTAATAATGGCCTTAGAAGagcattttaaaattacgATTTCAGATCAAGAtgctttaaaaattaatacagTTGAGGATGCTATAAgttttatagaaaaaaataaaaagccGGATGCATAA
- a CDS encoding ribosome-recycling factor, putative, which yields MLQKHAFGFAFYFGFIILSITTGIKCVHLKRQINENLFETSQHKYPSFFLGDKHNIKNRHFLKNYNKIKYYNKEESKNKRNNPYLLYGHKKKNKNHIENSSLEQTLKTKTSAKWSQINKNEKGKGSEINYDEDDEDIEMDEDEENEKKTNKQISKSIKEEIKKKNNETLTLKNCSIKKKKLNNIMDQDEEDGSTPEQTDETEEAEEAEDAADEEEEEEEEEIVITEEEFGNLSKLCSEKMNKVYEYIKKESYRFNLNNVSSAMFENEKVKINEQIYTINHICHIKKKENLFIITPYDPYFVNFIYQHFIKEYNELKFYIKDKSVYAVIPPLSEHLKNEIKNKIKDKIEESKITLRNVRKKFMTKLEKIKNYIGKDIYFKQKNHIQSLHDQTKKSIEKIFNEAI from the coding sequence atgctGCAAAAACATGCCTTTGGCTTTGCTTTTTATTTcggttttattattttgagtATTACAACTGGAATTAAGTGTGTGCATTTGAAAAGACAGATTAACGagaatttatttgaaacatcacaacataaatatcctagcttttttttaggagacaaacataatataaaaaacagacattttttaaaaaattacaataaaataaaatattataacaaaGAAGAGagtaaaaacaaaagaaataatcCATATTTGCTGTATggtcataaaaaaaaaaataaaaatcatattGAAAATTCGAGTTTAGAACAAACTTTAAAAACTAAAACATCAGCAAAATGGAgccaaataaataaaaatgaaaaagggaaaggtagtgaaataaattatgacGAAGATGATGAAGATATAGAAATGGACGAGGATGAggaaaacgaaaaaaaaacaaataaacaaatttctAAAAGTATTAAagaagaaattaaaaaaaaaaataatgaaacatTGACactaaaaaattgtagtataaaaaagaaaaaattaaataacaTTATGGATCAAGATGAAGAGGATGGTTCTACACCTGAACAAACAGATGAAACAGAAGAAGCTGAAGAAGCTGAAGATGCTGCTGATGAGGAGGAGGAGGAGGAGGAAGAAGAAATAGTCATTACAGAAGAAGAGTTTGGAAACTTAAGTAAATTATGTTctgaaaaaatgaataaagtttatgaatatataaaaaaagaatcatacagatttaatttaaataatgtttCTAGTGCGATGTTTGAAAATGagaaagtaaaaataaacgaacaaatatatacaataaatcatatatgccatataaaaaaaaaagaaaacttatttattataactcCATATGATccttattttgttaattttatttatcaacattttattaaagaatataatgaactaaaattttatataaaagataaatcAGTATATGCTGTTATACCACCTTTGTCTgagcatttaaaaaatgaaattaaaaataaaattaaagataAAATCGAAGAATCAAAAATAACTCTAAGAAATGttcgaaaaaaatttatgacCAAActagaaaaaattaaaaattatattggaaaggatatttattttaaacaaaaaaaccATATCCAAAGCTTACATGAtcagacaaaaaaaagcattgaaaaaatattcaatgaggcgatataa